A window from Puniceicoccus vermicola encodes these proteins:
- a CDS encoding ISL3 family transposase: LPWHTVKRIDKARLVRELPEVDYGSLRTLVMDEFALHKGHRYASVVADADTRQVLWIGEGRSRESIRPFFESLGEHCDQIEAVAMDQNSAFDLEVKMHCPNAEVVYDLFHVVAKYGREVIDRVRVDQANELRQNKSARRAVKRSRWLLLKNKDNLNEEELVRLEELMNANQSLAQVYVLKEQLKELWRSSSIWGAFKRWRTWWRMCRESKIKPLLAFADKLRPYLRGIIASAKYPLNTSVLEGMNNKIKVIKRTAYGFRDTEYFFLKIKHAFPGK; encoded by the coding sequence TTGCCTTGGCACACCGTCAAACGCATTGACAAAGCTAGGTTGGTTCGGGAGTTGCCTGAAGTCGATTACGGTTCGCTCAGAACTCTGGTCATGGATGAGTTCGCATTGCACAAGGGGCACCGCTACGCCTCCGTCGTAGCCGATGCGGACACTCGGCAAGTGCTTTGGATCGGTGAAGGGCGCAGTCGCGAATCCATACGCCCCTTCTTTGAATCACTGGGCGAACACTGCGATCAAATCGAAGCGGTCGCGATGGATCAGAACAGCGCCTTTGACCTGGAGGTGAAGATGCACTGCCCGAATGCGGAAGTCGTCTACGACCTTTTTCATGTCGTTGCCAAATACGGCCGTGAAGTCATCGACCGAGTCCGCGTGGATCAGGCCAATGAACTAAGGCAGAACAAGTCGGCTCGCAGAGCGGTCAAACGTAGCCGATGGTTACTTCTAAAGAACAAGGACAACCTCAATGAAGAAGAACTTGTCAGGCTCGAAGAGCTGATGAATGCCAACCAATCCTTGGCTCAAGTCTACGTCCTGAAAGAACAGCTCAAAGAACTATGGCGAAGCTCAAGCATCTGGGGCGCCTTCAAACGCTGGCGCACATGGTGGAGGATGTGCCGTGAGTCCAAAATCAAACCCCTGCTCGCCTTCGCTGATAAACTCAGACCCTACCTCCGTGGAATCATAGCCTCAGCCAAATACCCACTCAACACCAGCGTGCTCGAGGGCATGAACAACAAGATCAAGGTCATCAAAAGAACCGCTTATGGCTTCAGGGATACGGAATACTTCTTCCTCAAGATTAAGCATGCTTTCCCCGGGAAATGA
- a CDS encoding transposase — protein sequence MLSPGNDDEPKKRHSLESIMRILRASETGTSVSDLCREHEITDQTFYRWRRKYAGMELSDARKLKELQDENRRLKALVADQALNIEVLKEINSKKW from the coding sequence ATGCTTTCCCCGGGAAATGACGATGAACCAAAAAAAAGACATAGCCTAGAATCGATCATGCGTATTCTGCGGGCCTCTGAAACGGGAACGTCAGTAAGCGACTTGTGCCGCGAGCATGAGATCACCGATCAGACGTTTTATCGTTGGAGGCGTAAGTATGCGGGCATGGAGCTGTCGGACGCGCGCAAGCTCAAAGAACTACAGGATGAAAATCGCCGCCTGAAGGCGTTGGTTGCCGACCAGGCCTTGAACATAGAAGTATTGAAGGAGATAAACTCAAAAAAATGGTAA